The nucleotide window CGAGCACATCGCTGACCCGGGTCACCGGGCCGAACGGGCTCTGCGCCCCGATCGTCAGCGCCATCAGCCCGGACGGCAGCACACCGGCGAAGACGTACGCGCGGCCGACGTTGCGGTGGATGACCGGGTGCGTCCGCCGCAGCCACGGCCAGATCTGCAGGACAGCACCGCCCATGGCGACCGAGCCGAAGACGACGTGCCCGACGAGGAACCAGTAGTGCGCCGGGAAGCCGTCGGGCTGCGGCACCCGCGACTGCGCGGGGTCGAGCGCCAGGTAGGGGGGCAGCGAGAAGGACAGGAAGGCGAGGACGAGCAGGGCCAGCGGACCGATCCACGGACGCTGCCACCAGGACTTTCGCGTCGCCTGAGGTACGGGCCGGGCCGCAGTTCGGACTGCCATGATTCCCCTCCGTCGTCGGGATCCGTCCCATCCGACGTTAGGGGTTGACGAGCGGCGCGAACCATGGTGCGCACCACCGCCGCGGGGGTGGGGCGTGCCCCACCCCCGATCAGGTGATCTTCCTCAGCTGCCGCGGACCCGCCGCACCGTGTCGCGGTAGAAGTACCCGCTCTGCTTGATCGTCCGCTCCTGCGTCTCGTAGTCCACCCGGATCAGCCCGAACCGCTTCGCGTACCCGTACGCCCACTCGAAGTTGTCCAAAAGGGACCACGCGAAGTACCCCCGCACGTCCGCACCCGCCTGGCGGGCCGCCGCCACCGCCGCGATGTGCGAGGCCAAGTACGCCGTGCGGCCGTCGTCGCGGACGAAGCCCGATGGGTCCGGGTCGTCGTCGAAGGCCGAGCCGTTCTCCGTGATGTACATCGGCAAGCCCGGGTAGTCGCGGCCCAGGCGCGTCAGCAGCTCGGTGAACTTGCCCGGCAGGATCTCCCAGCCCATCGCCGTCGTCGGTTCGCCGAACGGGATCACCCGGGACGCCGGGACGCCGTCCGCGTCCACCGCGGACCCCGAATCGTCCACTCCGGAAAACTGCTGGCCGAAGTAGTAGTTGACGCCGAGGAAGTCCAGCGGGGTCGAGATTACCGACAGGTCGCCGTCCTGGACCGGGAGCCGCACGCCCCGCGAAGCCAGGTCCTCCACGACGTCCG belongs to Amycolatopsis tolypomycina and includes:
- a CDS encoding DUF2306 domain-containing protein, which produces MAVRTAARPVPQATRKSWWQRPWIGPLALLVLAFLSFSLPPYLALDPAQSRVPQPDGFPAHYWFLVGHVVFGSVAMGGAVLQIWPWLRRTHPVIHRNVGRAYVFAGVLPSGLMALTIGAQSPFGPVTRVSDVLAAVLWIGCTIAGWRAVRERRFGDHRKWMIRSVTLTFSIIVNRVISPIAMVVLEPQIPTTFGGSELAYSQSVGAISAWGGLAFAVIVSQLILERRPARKPATAR